The Ornithinibacillus sp. 4-3 region AAAGGAATTACAAATTTCAGATGAACCTCAACTTAGTTTTTGGAAAGATGCATGGGTACGACTGAGAAGAAATAAAGGCGCTGTTATTAGTATCTTTTTACTACTTTTTATCATCGTCATGGCTTTTGTCGGACCGATGTTGAATGATTATACGTATAAAGATCAAAATGTTGCACATTCCCATATGCCGCCAAAAGTCGCTGGACTTGAATGGTTAGGATTTGATGGGATCGATCGAAACGGAGTCGATCTTTATGCAGAACGTAATTTCGATGGAGCATACTGGTTTGGAACAGATCAGTTCGGTCGTGATATTTGGACACGTGTTTGGGAAGGAACAAAAATATCGTTATATATTGCATTTTTAGCTGCATCCCTTGATTTAATCATTGGGGTAATTTATGGAGGAATCTCTTCTTTTTACGGAGGGCGTGTCGATAATGTCATGCAGCGAATTATTGAGGTTTTAGTTGGGATCCCAAACTTAATCTTAATTGTTTTGTTTATTTTAATTCTTGAACCGGGTATTTTATCTATCACGCTCGCACTCGTTATTACTGGGTGGGTTAATATGGCCCGTGTCGTGCGGGGGCAGCTACTACAGTTAAAAGGTCAAGAATTTGTATTAGCGTCTCGGGCATTAGGAGCGAGTGACTTTAAGCTTATTTCGAAACATTTACTCCCTAATGCACTCGGTTCCATTATTGTTACATTAATGTTCACGATTCCAACAGCTATTTTCTTTGAAGCGTTTTTAAGCTTTATTGGACTTGGACTTCAGCCACCACTCGCATCACTAGGAGTGTTAATTGATGATGGGTATAAAACAATGCAATTGCTTCCTTATAAAATGGTTTATCCAGCAATTATCATCAGTGTGATCATGATTAGCTTTAACGTGCTGGCAGATGGATTGCGAGATGCATTAGATCCGAAAATGCGGAAGTAGGAGGAAAACATGTGGAGAAGATTTTAACGGTAAACAATTTAGATGTCTCCTTTAAAACATATAACGGGGAAGCAAATGTATTACGAGGAGTGAATTTCTCATTGGAGAAAGGGGAGACACTTGCAATTGTAGGTGAATCCGGCTCTGGAAAATCCGTTTCTGCTCGAACAATCATGCAATTGCTGCCTAAGCAAAACAGTGTGGTAAATGATGGAGAAGTTATGTTTGAAGGGAAGAACTTGCTCAAATACAGTGAAAGAGAGATGCGAAAAATTCGAGGATCTGCGATTTCAATGGTCTTTCAGGATCCGATGACATCCTTAAACCCAACGATTTCAATTGGTAAGCAAATCATGGAAGGGCTACTGGAACATCAACCTTTAACAAAGAAAGAAGCATACAATGTTGCTGTAGGACTTATTGAAATGGTTGGAATTCCAAATGCAGAAACCCGAATGAAAGAATACCCCCATCAATTTTCAGGAGGAATGCGTCAACGGATTGTTGTAGCAATGGCGATTGCATGTAAACCAAAAATCCTTATTGCTGATGAGCCAACAACAGCATTAGATGTAACGATTCAAGCGC contains the following coding sequences:
- the opp3C gene encoding oligopeptide ABC transporter permease, giving the protein MTQQNRDISDDLFTPDPIVGKKELQISDEPQLSFWKDAWVRLRRNKGAVISIFLLLFIIVMAFVGPMLNDYTYKDQNVAHSHMPPKVAGLEWLGFDGIDRNGVDLYAERNFDGAYWFGTDQFGRDIWTRVWEGTKISLYIAFLAASLDLIIGVIYGGISSFYGGRVDNVMQRIIEVLVGIPNLILIVLFILILEPGILSITLALVITGWVNMARVVRGQLLQLKGQEFVLASRALGASDFKLISKHLLPNALGSIIVTLMFTIPTAIFFEAFLSFIGLGLQPPLASLGVLIDDGYKTMQLLPYKMVYPAIIISVIMISFNVLADGLRDALDPKMRK
- a CDS encoding ABC transporter ATP-binding protein; amino-acid sequence: MEKILTVNNLDVSFKTYNGEANVLRGVNFSLEKGETLAIVGESGSGKSVSARTIMQLLPKQNSVVNDGEVMFEGKNLLKYSEREMRKIRGSAISMVFQDPMTSLNPTISIGKQIMEGLLEHQPLTKKEAYNVAVGLIEMVGIPNAETRMKEYPHQFSGGMRQRIVVAMAIACKPKILIADEPTTALDVTIQAQILDLMRELQNELDTSIIIITHDLGVVANMAQRVAVMYAGRIVEIGTVDEIFYEPRHPYTWGLLSSMPKLHEDDKEPLVPIVGSPPDLEQPISGCPFAPRCPYAMKVCHSHVPDPFEVSDTHASACWLLDDRAPRVEIPVGMDVSVNE